In Spirosoma pollinicola, the genomic window AGAACGGCCCCGGAATACGGGTGTTGGGCTGAATCAGGTAGTCGATGGCACTCACCCCAACCTGCCACTGGTGGGTTTCGTTCGGCGTATACGTAAGGTCTGATTTGATCTGGCGGTGCAGCACCCCCGACTCAAGCCGGAATGCGTTGGAGGAATCATCTGATGATAAATTCGCTTTGTACCGACTCAGAATAACCGATGTAGCCAGATTTACTTGCTTGCTGATGAAGTAGTTCCAGTTCAGTACCGTGTTCATTGTCTGGTAGTTGAACCTGGTTGAGGAGGCATTAATTTCCTGCCCCGACAGCGAATCGGAAGCAAGTTTAAAGATGTCGGTACTTATATAACCGGTTAGGGTGATGGTATTTTTCTCGTTAGGCTGATACTTGAGTTTACCCGTCAGATCATAGAAATTGGCTTGTGTACCTTTCAGATTTGGCGGGGCCAGCTTAAACAGAAAATCGTTAAATGAAGCCCGTCCGGCCAGCAGAAACGAGAGTTTATTTTTAATGATTGGCCCTTCAATACCTAACCGACTCGATATGATGCCAATCCCACCGTTGACACTCCACTTCTGCGCATCTGGTTCTTTTATTTTCACATCCAGCACCGATGCCGCCCGACCCCCAAAAGAGGCCGCTACGCCCCCGCGATTCAGAGTTACATCACGCACCACATCGGGATTAAATACAGAGAAAAAGCCCATTAAATGGCTCGAATTGAAGACCGGAGCCCCATCGAACAAGATCAGGTTCTGGTCGGCGCTGCCCCCGCGAACGTTGAAGCCCGGCGCACCCTCGCCTACTGTCGTAACACCCGGCAAAAGGAGCAAACTCCGCACAATATCGACCTCACCCATAAGGGGAGGAATCCGGCGGATACTGCGAATGGTAAGCTGCGAAACCCCAATTTCGACTTTACGAACGTTCCGATCCGGCGTTTCACTAGTAACGACCACCTCTTCAAGATCTTTGGCATCGTCTTCCATCGTTATCTCGCGGAAGCTTGTTTTTTCCAGAACGATCGTATCCTGTTTGGTGCGATAACCTACGTGCGAGAATCGCAGTATATACTTGCCAACGGGAAGTTGTACCGTATAAAACCCATCCTTTGCCGTTACATATCCTTTCGATACATCCAAAACAACAATATTGACTCCCTGAATTGGTTTGCCTGTTTTCGCATCCCGCACATAGCCCGTTGCCGAAAAGGTAGCCGAGTTCGTTTTTGGGCTTGTTCTTTGCTGGGCTATTACCCCGGTAAACACAAAAAAGGACAACAACAGTAAAGGTAAAAAACGCATAGAAACGGATTTAGGAAGCACAGAATGGGGTAACGTCTGAATTTAT contains:
- a CDS encoding TonB-dependent receptor; its protein translation is MRFLPLLLLSFFVFTGVIAQQRTSPKTNSATFSATGYVRDAKTGKPIQGVNIVVLDVSKGYVTAKDGFYTVQLPVGKYILRFSHVGYRTKQDTIVLEKTSFREITMEDDAKDLEEVVVTSETPDRNVRKVEIGVSQLTIRSIRRIPPLMGEVDIVRSLLLLPGVTTVGEGAPGFNVRGGSADQNLILFDGAPVFNSSHLMGFFSVFNPDVVRDVTLNRGGVAASFGGRAASVLDVKIKEPDAQKWSVNGGIGIISSRLGIEGPIIKNKLSFLLAGRASFNDFLFKLAPPNLKGTQANFYDLTGKLKYQPNEKNTITLTGYISTDIFKLASDSLSGQEINASSTRFNYQTMNTVLNWNYFISKQVNLATSVILSRYKANLSSDDSSNAFRLESGVLHRQIKSDLTYTPNETHQWQVGVSAIDYLIQPNTRIPGPFSNVLPVDLAREKAYEVAAYIQDEWKVNTDVSIIAGLRYSALLNRGPATVRTYQENGPREDETVSSTQTYGAGNIYHSAGGLEPRLAVRWSVGEGRAIKAGYSRLRQYIQQVTNTTAALPTSRWHLSDQYTKPVIADQWSLGYFRNTADNAIEASGEIYYKFLTNAIDYRDGAELQLAQAVETQIVQGRGQAYGFEGLLRKNKGRWTGFMSYTYARTFLTMNSPYVSEQVNNGNPYPANYDKPHTLNVLATHRPTNWFSMSLNFTYSTGRPTTQPSAIARVAGVLVPIYLDRNQQRVPDYHRLDFSMTFEQNPLKNKKNQSSWVFSIYNVYAHKNAYSIFYKLSPASASDAYKLSIFGTAFPSLTYNFKF